A region of Methanobacterium spitsbergense DNA encodes the following proteins:
- the kdpB gene encoding potassium-transporting ATPase subunit KdpB, whose product MTNEQSTSIFEPKSVIEALKGSVKRLNPIVLLRNPVMLIVEIGAIITTLIALINLVYGGNFLFNIQISIWLWFTVIFSNFAESLAEARGKARAQSLKNTRTEAFANKIINENETEKVPALSLRKEDIVIVKDGEIIPSDGDIINGTGLVDESAITGESAPVIRESGGDISGVTGGTKLLSGQIKIRITVDPGETFLDSMINMVESAKREKTPNEKALEILLIGLTALFIVVVITLMAFSNYMGVAISIPILIALLVCLMPTTIGALLPAIGIAGMDRLLQHNVIALSGRAVEAAGDVSAVLLDKTGTITLGSRKATEFIPVDGIQKKDLIEASLLSSLADETPEGRSIVILAKKELGVRGRDIRAPENSDFVPFTPETRMSGIDYGTNKVRKGAADSVQDFAKNHECNIPADVREIVEEVSRNGDTPLVVADCSGVFGVIRLKDVVKTGIKNRLLQLRQMGIKSVMITGDNPLTAASIAVEAGVDDFIAEARPETKLELIRKYQSGETQRLVAMIGDGTNDAPALAQADVAVAMSAGTAAAREAANMVDLDSSPAKLLDIVEIGKEILITRGALTTFSIATDVAKYFAIIPAIFAVTYPQLNILNIMHLSTPMSAVLAAVIFNAIIIPLLIPLALRGVKYRPSSSVTKLLGMNILIYGIGGLALPFIGIKLIDMLISALGVA is encoded by the coding sequence ATGACAAACGAACAATCAACCAGCATTTTTGAACCAAAATCAGTTATCGAAGCACTAAAAGGTTCAGTTAAAAGACTTAATCCAATAGTCCTCCTAAGAAACCCAGTAATGCTAATAGTGGAAATAGGAGCAATTATTACCACATTAATAGCATTAATTAACCTGGTCTATGGTGGAAACTTTTTATTCAACATCCAAATCAGTATATGGCTATGGTTTACAGTCATATTCTCCAACTTTGCTGAATCACTAGCTGAAGCAAGAGGAAAAGCACGTGCACAATCACTAAAAAACACTAGAACCGAAGCATTCGCAAACAAAATTATAAACGAAAATGAAACAGAAAAAGTACCAGCACTCTCCCTAAGAAAGGAAGATATAGTAATTGTCAAAGATGGGGAAATCATACCCAGTGATGGTGACATAATAAATGGAACTGGTCTAGTTGATGAATCCGCAATTACAGGCGAATCAGCTCCAGTAATAAGAGAATCTGGAGGAGATATAAGTGGTGTCACAGGAGGTACTAAACTTCTTTCAGGCCAGATTAAGATTAGAATCACAGTAGATCCTGGAGAAACCTTCCTTGACAGCATGATTAATATGGTTGAAAGTGCTAAAAGAGAAAAAACACCCAATGAAAAAGCTTTAGAGATCCTTCTAATAGGATTAACTGCACTCTTCATAGTGGTAGTCATCACATTAATGGCATTCTCTAACTATATGGGTGTTGCCATAAGCATACCTATCTTAATAGCTCTTCTGGTCTGTCTTATGCCAACAACCATCGGTGCACTCTTACCTGCTATTGGTATTGCAGGTATGGACAGATTATTACAGCACAATGTAATCGCATTAAGTGGAAGAGCTGTTGAAGCAGCAGGAGATGTAAGCGCAGTTTTACTAGATAAAACAGGGACAATAACACTTGGAAGCAGAAAAGCAACTGAATTCATTCCTGTTGACGGTATACAGAAAAAAGATCTGATCGAAGCTTCATTATTATCCTCCCTTGCTGATGAAACACCCGAAGGAAGAAGTATTGTAATTTTAGCTAAAAAAGAATTAGGAGTGAGGGGTAGAGATATAAGAGCTCCTGAAAATTCAGATTTTGTACCATTCACACCAGAAACTCGTATGAGTGGAATAGACTACGGAACTAATAAGGTACGTAAAGGAGCAGCAGATTCCGTACAGGACTTTGCTAAAAACCATGAATGTAACATACCAGCTGATGTCAGAGAAATAGTTGAGGAAGTGTCTAGAAATGGAGATACACCATTAGTTGTAGCAGATTGCAGTGGGGTATTCGGTGTTATTAGGTTGAAAGATGTTGTCAAGACAGGTATTAAAAATCGTTTATTACAGCTTAGACAAATGGGAATTAAATCTGTTATGATAACAGGTGACAATCCCTTAACTGCAGCATCTATAGCTGTAGAGGCAGGGGTGGATGATTTTATAGCGGAAGCCCGGCCTGAAACTAAACTGGAACTAATACGTAAATATCAGAGTGGAGAAACTCAACGTTTAGTAGCCATGATAGGTGATGGAACCAATGATGCTCCGGCACTAGCTCAGGCTGATGTTGCAGTTGCAATGAGTGCTGGTACAGCAGCAGCAAGAGAAGCAGCTAACATGGTTGATTTAGATTCATCACCAGCAAAACTACTGGATATAGTAGAAATAGGCAAAGAAATATTAATTACAAGAGGTGCATTAACCACCTTCAGTATAGCTACCGATGTAGCCAAATATTTCGCAATAATTCCAGCAATATTTGCAGTAACTTACCCACAACTCAACATCTTAAACATAATGCATCTATCAACACCAATGAGTGCGGTTTTAGCAGCGGTTATTTTCAATGCGATTATAATACCGCTGCTAATTCCATTAGCACTTCGAGGAGTTAAATACCGCCCATCTTCATCAGTTACAAAACTACTAGGAATGAACATATTAATATATGGTATAGGTGGCCTAGCCCTACCATTTATTGGTATAAAACTGATAGACATGCTAATATCGGCACTGGGGGTGGCATAA
- the kdpC gene encoding potassium-transporting ATPase subunit KdpC, with protein sequence MGEMIKELKRALIIFGTLALVLGIIYPLVITGISQVAFSYQANGQMIKLNGTVVGSELIGQSFEAPQYFQGRPSAIDYNASTSGGSNYGPTNQKLIDRVNKTINEIKTNDSLSANATIPSDMVMASGSGLDRYISVEDALIQVPRIAKTRNISESTIKDLIQKTEETQFPWIGQPVVNVLKLNMALDGIH encoded by the coding sequence ATGGGTGAAATGATTAAAGAGCTTAAAAGGGCCCTTATAATATTCGGAACATTGGCATTGGTTCTGGGAATAATATATCCACTTGTAATAACAGGCATATCACAAGTAGCTTTTTCTTATCAAGCCAATGGTCAAATGATAAAGTTAAATGGAACTGTTGTAGGCTCTGAACTTATAGGTCAAAGCTTTGAAGCTCCACAGTATTTTCAGGGCAGACCATCAGCAATAGACTATAATGCAAGCACTTCAGGAGGTTCCAATTATGGGCCAACCAACCAAAAATTGATTGACAGGGTAAACAAAACAATAAATGAGATCAAGACAAATGATAGCCTTTCAGCCAATGCTACAATTCCTTCAGATATGGTAATGGCATCAGGAAGCGGGCTCGATAGATATATCAGCGTTGAAGACGCCTTAATCCAGGTTCCAAGAATTGCTAAAACAAGAAACATAAGCGAATCTACAATCAAAGATTTGATACAAAAAACAGAGGAAACACAGTTTCCATGGATTGGACAACCAGTTGTAAATGTCTTGAAACTAAATATGGCACTTGATGGAATCCATTAA
- a CDS encoding DUF4118 domain-containing protein produces MTEEYKRPDPDELLKRIKEEEKVKERKKGYLKIFLGYVAGVGKTYRMLSEARFLKENGQDMVVGLVETHGRIETEELLKGLEVLPRKKIEYSGISLKELDVRGILERNPKFVMVDELAHTNVPGSMHTKRYHDVEEILDAGINVYTTLNVQHIESLKDIIFQITGVEVRETVPDRVVDIADKIEIVDLPTEELLQRLEEGKVYIPEKVQQAVLKFFKERNLEALRELGLRYATRWVDYNMKQRLEKEGVSGPWDASTTIMVCINSRTSSENMIRLAHRYADNFNAEWLGVYVEPSYKFKMGYEESLQLEKNLQLAEELGGKVFRLTGINIAEEIVSFAKSKNISLIIIGHSERSRIEAWVRGSVVNEIIRKGSPIQVLVIGGEGRENGYHVQKIDRQDYLDFKSYLKPFTVSFLSIIITTVICFFLSPFLEAINIPMIFIIPIVVSGLIAGRKGGILASLMAVAFFDFFFIPPYLTFSVADLRFIPTFAVLFIVGVIISFLGDTVKKQVENTRQREEFIASLYDFSRDLLVSQNLDDFLNRITNYIWELFSYDVVMIIPDDNNNLKVESRKGDNIKFDDDDLGVANWVFEHEKSAGYGTNTLASSKWYYLPLNAHDLKLGVLGVAPYESDITNEQKHLLEAYTSIVSVALANYLKIG; encoded by the coding sequence ATGACCGAAGAATATAAAAGACCTGATCCTGATGAGCTTCTAAAGAGAATAAAAGAAGAAGAAAAGGTTAAAGAACGTAAAAAAGGTTATTTAAAGATATTTTTGGGATACGTTGCAGGGGTTGGTAAAACATACAGAATGCTCTCTGAAGCACGTTTCCTGAAAGAGAATGGGCAAGATATGGTTGTTGGTCTTGTTGAAACACATGGAAGGATTGAAACTGAAGAACTTCTGAAAGGGTTGGAGGTTTTACCCCGAAAAAAGATAGAATACAGTGGTATTTCACTTAAGGAACTTGATGTTAGAGGAATATTGGAAAGAAATCCTAAATTTGTGATGGTAGATGAACTAGCCCACACCAATGTACCAGGTTCAATGCATACCAAAAGATATCATGACGTTGAAGAAATACTGGATGCCGGTATAAACGTTTACACAACCTTAAATGTACAGCATATAGAAAGTTTGAAGGATATTATTTTTCAGATAACAGGGGTTGAAGTAAGGGAAACTGTTCCAGATAGGGTAGTTGATATTGCAGATAAAATAGAAATTGTAGATCTACCAACAGAAGAACTACTTCAAAGATTAGAAGAAGGAAAAGTTTACATACCCGAAAAAGTACAACAAGCAGTCTTAAAATTCTTTAAAGAAAGAAATTTAGAGGCACTTAGAGAGTTAGGGCTTAGATATGCTACAAGATGGGTTGATTATAATATGAAACAGCGTCTTGAGAAAGAAGGCGTTTCAGGACCTTGGGATGCCAGTACCACAATTATGGTCTGTATAAATTCCAGAACTTCATCAGAAAACATGATACGCCTGGCTCATAGATATGCCGACAATTTTAATGCAGAATGGCTCGGAGTATATGTAGAACCTTCTTATAAATTTAAAATGGGATATGAGGAAAGTTTACAGCTTGAAAAAAATCTTCAACTAGCTGAAGAACTTGGGGGCAAAGTTTTTAGATTGACTGGTATTAACATAGCCGAAGAAATTGTTTCATTTGCTAAATCAAAAAACATCAGCTTAATTATTATAGGCCATTCAGAAAGGTCTCGTATCGAAGCATGGGTACGTGGATCGGTTGTTAATGAAATTATTAGGAAAGGTAGTCCAATTCAGGTTCTTGTCATTGGGGGAGAAGGCCGTGAGAATGGATATCATGTCCAAAAAATAGATAGACAAGATTATTTGGACTTTAAAAGTTATTTGAAACCTTTTACTGTAAGTTTTTTAAGCATAATTATCACAACTGTTATATGCTTTTTTTTAAGTCCATTTTTAGAAGCGATTAATATTCCAATGATATTTATAATTCCTATAGTTGTCAGCGGTTTGATTGCTGGACGAAAGGGAGGTATCCTAGCATCTTTGATGGCAGTAGCATTCTTTGACTTTTTCTTTATCCCACCATATTTAACTTTTAGTGTTGCGGATTTACGTTTCATACCTACTTTTGCTGTGCTATTTATAGTGGGTGTTATAATCAGTTTCCTTGGAGATACCGTAAAAAAACAGGTCGAAAATACAAGGCAGCGAGAGGAGTTTATAGCGTCATTATATGATTTTAGTAGAGATTTGTTGGTTTCTCAGAATTTAGACGATTTTTTAAATAGAATTACCAATTATATATGGGAATTATTCAGTTATGATGTTGTAATGATCATTCCTGATGATAATAATAATCTAAAAGTGGAATCACGTAAAGGTGATAACATTAAGTTTGATGATGACGATCTGGGGGTGGCTAATTGGGTTTTTGAGCATGAAAAATCTGCGGGATATGGTACAAATACATTAGCATCTTCGAAATGGTATTACCTACCATTAAATGCTCATGATTTAAAATTAGGTGTTTTAGGAGTTGCACCATATGAATCAGATATTACAAATGAACAGAAGCATCTTCTTGAAGCATATACTAGTATTGTTTCAGTAGCATTGGCAAATTATTTAAAAATAGGTTAA
- a CDS encoding cation:proton antiporter — MIELLFFLILVFIVAVISSKIDKLPISAQMIFIFAGILVGWLVTGYIDVTKPPISTIVLLIAEIALVLVLFTDASRVDLGDIKLNSLTTRLLSIGLILTIVLGITSAILIFTNLTFWEAAIIGVVLAPTDAALGQIVVNNKAIPSRIRETLEVESGLNDGLSVPFLLVFIAIGLAEESFSPTGYFIQTALEQIGLGALVGISVGLIGSGIVIKSRDKGWITPEYQRIAFLVLAVLSFIIADEIGGSGFIAAFVGGLATGYITRDAGKVMMDFAEAEGQFLNLTVFFLLGIILAGLIPFISWQIIVYAILSLTFIRMLPVVISLIGTHVSWDSVLFMGWFGPRGLASIVLALIALERLGTFPGQDTFILAVFVTVFFSVVAHGATALPLSKLYIKRNKSKN, encoded by the coding sequence ATGATTGAACTATTATTCTTTCTAATACTGGTTTTTATTGTTGCTGTAATCTCCAGTAAAATTGATAAACTCCCAATCAGCGCTCAGATGATATTCATTTTTGCAGGAATCTTGGTTGGTTGGCTTGTTACAGGTTATATTGACGTTACAAAACCTCCAATATCTACAATAGTATTGTTGATAGCAGAAATAGCTCTGGTACTGGTACTCTTCACAGATGCATCACGTGTTGATTTGGGCGATATTAAATTAAACAGTTTAACAACGAGGTTACTGAGTATTGGACTCATTTTAACCATAGTTCTCGGAATTACTTCTGCTATTTTAATCTTCACCAATCTAACTTTTTGGGAAGCAGCAATAATAGGTGTTGTTTTAGCACCTACCGATGCTGCTTTAGGACAGATTGTAGTAAATAATAAAGCTATACCCAGTAGAATTCGTGAAACACTAGAAGTTGAGAGCGGATTAAACGATGGATTATCTGTGCCTTTCTTGCTGGTATTTATTGCAATAGGTTTAGCAGAAGAATCTTTTTCTCCAACAGGATATTTCATTCAGACAGCACTCGAACAGATAGGTTTAGGTGCATTGGTGGGTATATCGGTAGGATTGATCGGATCTGGAATCGTTATCAAATCCCGGGACAAAGGATGGATCACTCCAGAGTATCAGAGAATTGCATTTCTTGTTTTAGCCGTTCTTTCCTTTATTATAGCCGATGAGATCGGAGGTAGTGGTTTTATTGCTGCATTTGTTGGTGGTTTAGCAACAGGATATATTACCAGAGATGCAGGGAAAGTTATGATGGATTTTGCTGAAGCTGAAGGTCAATTTTTAAATCTTACAGTTTTCTTCCTATTAGGAATTATACTTGCAGGTTTGATTCCGTTTATTAGTTGGCAGATTATTGTCTATGCAATTTTGAGTTTGACTTTTATACGCATGTTACCTGTGGTCATATCTCTGATTGGTACTCATGTAAGTTGGGATTCTGTTTTATTTATGGGTTGGTTTGGTCCACGAGGACTGGCATCAATAGTTCTAGCCCTTATTGCTTTAGAAAGATTGGGTACTTTCCCCGGGCAAGATACATTTATTTTAGCAGTGTTTGTTACTGTATTTTTCAGTGTGGTTGCACATGGTGCAACTGCTTTACCATTATCCAAACTTTACATAAAAAGGAATAAATCTAAAAATTAA
- a CDS encoding DUF4012 domain-containing protein, whose protein sequence is MIRKKLIVLIVILALISVSTGYVIYQYEQPASTNVMKGDHNVLVLLADTNEKRPGIGAVDMAYAIHVTDGDVKNITPIYPGGMVSSTLPEPAAAGGDKLKLNDALWNKDTAADAADAQSIVQENTGIKTDAVVILTPPAVDAVVATVGPINIPGYGTITNNSIDVIRNLTEKKNSTLTRGQATDLIMNPILEAAKNPTKAPSLFQTVTQQYLSGNIVIIPNDLMTQFAISKGLKLV, encoded by the coding sequence ATGATAAGAAAAAAATTAATTGTGTTAATAGTTATATTGGCACTGATAAGTGTGTCCACTGGTTACGTAATATATCAGTATGAACAGCCAGCTTCAACAAATGTTATGAAAGGAGATCATAATGTTCTTGTATTGTTGGCAGATACAAATGAAAAAAGGCCAGGAATTGGGGCTGTTGATATGGCTTATGCAATACATGTGACAGATGGTGATGTAAAGAATATTACACCAATTTATCCTGGTGGAATGGTTTCCTCCACATTACCAGAACCTGCAGCAGCCGGAGGAGATAAATTAAAACTTAATGATGCATTATGGAATAAAGATACAGCAGCTGATGCTGCAGATGCACAATCAATTGTCCAGGAAAATACAGGAATCAAAACCGATGCCGTTGTAATTTTAACACCCCCAGCTGTTGATGCGGTAGTAGCAACTGTTGGCCCAATTAATATTCCGGGTTATGGTACTATAACCAACAATAGTATCGATGTTATAAGGAATTTAACTGAGAAAAAAAATAGTACACTGACTAGAGGACAAGCAACCGATCTCATAATGAACCCCATATTAGAAGCGGCAAAGAATCCGACCAAAGCACCATCACTTTTCCAAACAGTAACACAACAGTATCTCTCAGGAAACATAGTGATCATACCAAATGACCTTATGACTCAATTCGCAATTTCCAAGGGGCTAAAATTAGTATAA
- a CDS encoding DedA family protein, with amino-acid sequence MISVVEFVSNFAINLISSLGYWGVLIGMTLESACIPIPSEIIMPFSGFVVWQGNTNMTLIGITIVGAFGNLIGSLIAYFIGLKGGRPLLTKYGKYLRITESKLQLADRWFLRYGGEAVLISRVLPVIRTFISLPAGIAQMDLKKFAVYTFIGSLPWSFVLGYIGVQLGPNWEIIKGYFHILDIIVGIGVLIIVGYLVYKYIEKKSIKNNSKEI; translated from the coding sequence ATGATTAGCGTGGTAGAATTTGTAAGTAATTTTGCAATTAATTTAATTAGTAGCTTGGGTTATTGGGGTGTGTTAATTGGAATGACACTTGAAAGTGCTTGTATACCTATTCCCAGTGAAATTATAATGCCATTTAGTGGATTTGTTGTGTGGCAGGGTAACACCAATATGACATTAATTGGAATTACAATTGTTGGAGCATTTGGTAACCTTATAGGATCTTTAATTGCTTACTTCATAGGATTAAAGGGAGGAAGACCATTACTTACTAAATATGGTAAATATTTACGCATTACAGAGAGCAAACTTCAACTTGCAGATAGATGGTTTTTAAGATATGGTGGAGAGGCTGTTTTAATAAGCAGAGTTCTACCAGTCATACGTACATTCATATCACTACCTGCTGGAATTGCACAAATGGATTTGAAGAAGTTCGCTGTATACACATTCATTGGTTCATTACCATGGAGTTTTGTTTTAGGTTATATTGGAGTTCAACTGGGTCCGAATTGGGAAATTATCAAAGGATATTTCCATATACTCGATATAATAGTTGGAATAGGCGTATTAATAATCGTTGGATATTTGGTTTACAAATACATTGAAAAAAAATCTATCAAAAATAATTCAAAGGAAATATGA
- a CDS encoding undecaprenyl-diphosphatase — translation MIEQINFAIYHLINQYAGLNPIIDNLAIITAKYMPVIIILGLVYLWFKNVNRSRDIVLFGVYAAILGLAINYIIGLVYFHPRPFMINLGTLLFQYPAETSFPSDHATLMFSLALMLIYFKETRVAGFIFLILGFIGAFARIFSGVHFPLDILGSLLVSIISIIIIFQFKDKFIPLNTVIKGIYYKIRRIGRK, via the coding sequence ATGATCGAACAAATAAATTTTGCAATATACCATTTAATAAACCAGTATGCTGGTTTAAATCCAATAATTGACAATTTGGCAATAATTACAGCTAAATATATGCCTGTAATAATCATCTTAGGCCTGGTTTATTTATGGTTTAAAAATGTAAACAGAAGTCGTGACATAGTACTTTTTGGTGTTTATGCAGCAATACTTGGACTTGCAATTAATTATATTATCGGACTAGTTTACTTTCATCCAAGACCGTTCATGATAAATCTTGGAACTCTTCTCTTCCAGTATCCTGCTGAAACATCATTCCCTTCTGATCATGCTACTTTGATGTTTTCATTGGCATTGATGTTGATATATTTCAAAGAAACAAGAGTGGCAGGTTTTATATTTTTAATATTAGGATTCATAGGAGCTTTTGCTAGAATTTTCAGCGGAGTACACTTCCCATTAGACATCTTGGGGTCGTTATTAGTTTCAATAATAAGTATAATTATTATTTTCCAATTTAAAGACAAATTTATTCCATTGAATACGGTAATCAAAGGGATTTATTATAAAATAAGGAGAATAGGAAGAAAATAA
- a CDS encoding ArsR/SmtB family transcription factor: protein MEHLKKLLWWLITGKRGGINRARIIKLLKDRPYNPNQLSKELDLSYKTVRHHIKILEENNIVKPTGDDYSKLYFLSDEVENNYEIFQEIWDKFIEK, encoded by the coding sequence ATGGAACATTTGAAGAAACTACTCTGGTGGTTGATAACTGGTAAACGTGGTGGTATAAATCGTGCCAGGATAATTAAATTGCTTAAAGACAGACCTTATAATCCGAATCAACTTTCAAAGGAACTAGATTTATCTTATAAAACTGTTAGACATCATATTAAAATTTTAGAGGAAAATAATATTGTTAAACCCACTGGAGATGATTACAGTAAATTATATTTTCTTTCCGATGAAGTTGAGAATAACTATGAAATTTTTCAAGAGATCTGGGATAAATTTATAGAAAAATAA
- the cysK gene encoding cysteine synthase A, with product MVKIPTLTRGILNNITETIGNTPIVRLNKLTKDSKADVVVKLESFNPLSSVKDRIGVAMIEAGEEAGVITKDSILIEPTSGNTGIGLAFVAAQRGYRLILTMPDTMSIERRKLLTLLGAEIVLTPGVDGMKGAIARADELVTEMPNAVMSQQFKNDANPKIHKETTAQEIWRDTEGKVDIFVSGVGTGGTITGVGQALKELNPAVKAIAVEPATSPVLSGGKPGPHKIQGIGPGFVPDVLDTKVIDDIIQVSDDNAAKTLLALAREEGILAGISSGAATYAGLQLAKKEENKGKLIVVILPDTGERYLSMNWVFEEIFKTAELLDSTD from the coding sequence ATGGTTAAAATACCTACATTAACAAGGGGAATTTTAAATAACATTACAGAAACAATTGGTAACACCCCCATAGTAAGGTTAAATAAATTAACAAAAGACTCAAAAGCTGATGTAGTAGTTAAACTTGAATCATTCAACCCCCTATCAAGTGTTAAGGACAGAATTGGAGTTGCAATGATAGAGGCAGGCGAAGAAGCCGGAGTAATTACTAAAGATAGTATACTCATCGAACCTACAAGTGGAAACACAGGAATTGGTCTTGCATTTGTTGCAGCACAAAGAGGATACAGGCTTATCCTGACCATGCCTGATACAATGTCAATTGAACGTAGAAAACTACTGACTCTGCTCGGAGCAGAGATTGTATTAACACCAGGTGTTGATGGAATGAAAGGAGCCATTGCAAGAGCAGACGAGCTTGTAACTGAAATGCCAAATGCTGTGATGTCGCAGCAATTTAAAAATGATGCCAATCCCAAGATACACAAGGAAACAACTGCACAGGAAATATGGAGAGATACAGAAGGAAAGGTAGATATATTTGTTTCAGGAGTTGGAACAGGCGGTACAATAACGGGAGTGGGCCAGGCACTTAAAGAACTCAATCCTGCAGTTAAAGCCATAGCTGTTGAACCTGCTACATCCCCTGTGCTGTCTGGTGGAAAACCTGGGCCTCATAAAATACAGGGTATAGGACCGGGTTTTGTGCCTGATGTGCTTGATACAAAAGTTATAGATGACATTATACAGGTTTCAGATGACAATGCAGCAAAAACTCTTTTAGCACTTGCAAGAGAAGAAGGAATACTTGCAGGTATATCTTCAGGCGCAGCAACCTATGCAGGACTTCAACTTGCCAAAAAAGAAGAAAACAAAGGAAAACTCATAGTTGTAATCCTACCCGATACAGGAGAGAGGTACCTTAGTATGAACTGGGTTTTTGAAGAAATATTCAAAACAGCAGAATTATTAGATTCCACGGACTAA
- a CDS encoding methyltransferase family protein, which yields MIVIRSDKEDAKGKVEKRKSRSFIPFIKLVLTFLVLFILIPIGITLLLHLPWYLSFIYPYGIIIGVILIITAVWTIYKGIKDLKLTYSASGYENEEELVTTGIYGYTRNPMYFGATILILGWFLVLPFTFILISSVLFLFLFYFTAKSEENQLSQKFGKKYLSYKRNVPLFIPYKKSYKK from the coding sequence ATGATTGTTATAAGAAGCGATAAAGAAGATGCAAAGGGGAAGGTTGAAAAACGTAAAAGCCGATCATTTATACCGTTTATTAAACTTGTGTTAACATTTTTAGTTTTATTTATATTAATCCCCATAGGAATTACATTGTTACTTCATCTACCATGGTATTTGTCATTTATTTATCCTTATGGAATAATTATTGGAGTAATTTTAATAATAACAGCGGTATGGACCATATATAAAGGTATTAAAGATTTAAAATTAACATATTCTGCATCTGGATATGAAAACGAAGAAGAATTGGTAACTACAGGAATTTATGGATATACACGTAATCCCATGTATTTTGGAGCTACCATTTTGATTTTGGGATGGTTCTTGGTTTTACCATTCACATTCATTTTAATCAGTTCTGTTTTATTCCTGTTTTTATTCTATTTCACAGCAAAATCAGAAGAAAATCAATTATCCCAGAAATTCGGGAAAAAATACCTCTCATACAAGAGAAACGTACCATTATTTATCCCATATAAAAAATCATACAAAAAATAA